The Musa acuminata AAA Group cultivar baxijiao chromosome BXJ2-2, Cavendish_Baxijiao_AAA, whole genome shotgun sequence genome contains the following window.
TCTCACAAGCAAAAGAACCCTAGACCCGAGAGCCCGGTCCCCCTCTCGCTATCCGAGGTACGTCTCTCTGTCTCCTTCGCCCTTCTCTTTGCTTTTCCGAGTGGAAGGAACGTTTTTGCTGTAGACGCTCGACttcaaaatttctacattttcatCCGATATTCCACTAGGTCTTGCCGGTTCGTAGCAGTTTCCGTTGCAAAGATCTGAAATTGAAACCCTAGGAGTTCAATCCTGCTACCAAGGTTGTGGGGATTCGTCTTTGTTGTGACCTTAATCCTGCTTTTCATCGTTTCGTGGTTTTGCGACCGGCTTTGGAAGTTGGGGTTTCTTGAAATGTGTCGCCTTTTTGCTTGTTTTTCGCAGCAGTGTTGGCATTTCTCATGCATTTGATCTTTCCATGACAGTGGACGGTGGCGATGGTGAGATGAAGGCATTGTGTTTATGGAAGTTGGTTAAAAATCTGATCTTTGCTTCGCCCATTTGACAATTTCGTCGAACATCCCCTTTGGTTTTTCTATCACCGGCTTACATGGATGATGATGGCGGATTAGGAATCCGGAATTGGGGCTACTATGAGCCACCATCGAAGGGAAACCTTGGGCTGCGGCTTATGTCCTCTGTGGTGGAGCGCAATGCAAAGCCCCTTCTATCAAATGGGGGGTTCATTCATCGGCACTGCAGCTTCCCGGAGCCATCGGTTTCAATGGACTTCATGAGAGACGGTTGGACTCAGCAGGGCAACGACAGCAGCAAGAGCTTCCACACTTTTCCGGTGCGCCATCAGCATCATCCCAGTTACGGCGTCCTCCCTGATCCCCCTACCGTCCACAACATCCAGATGCTGCAGCATCCGGAGCCACAACCCAAGGACGACAAGGTTTTGATGGCGGACACCACTGGTAAAAATGAGCCACCTTTGAAGAAGAGGCCCAGGGGTTGTCTGCAGAAATCCTCGAAGCCCAAGAGGCCTAAGAAAGTCACAGCGCCAAGTGATGAGGTTCCCAATGGTTCAGTTTCACGAGGGAAGGCTGCAAGGAAGAGCACAGGCATGATCATCAACGGGATCGATTTTGATATCTCAAGGATTCCAACTCCGGTGTGCTCTTGTACAGGAAAGCCCCAGCCGTGCTACCGGTGGGGCGTTGGAGGGTGGCAGTCGGCATGCTGCACCACCAACATGTCAATGTACCCTCTACCAATGAGCACCAAGAGGCGGGGTGCACGCATTGCTGGTCGAAAAATGAGCCAGGGTGCCTTTAAGAAGGTGCTGGAGAAGCTTGCTGGAGAAGGATATAACCTTTCAAATCCAATTGACTTGAGGACATTCTGGGCCAAGCACGGTACCAACAAGTTTGTGACAATCAGATAAAGGTATAAAGTGTTGGATGATTTTGGCAGTCTTCATCTTTGCTTCCCTGGTATTATATTAATCTGTGTCCTGAAGAGATCATTTTGAAATAGTCTGAGTGCAATTTTTGTATCATGAACTTTAACAAGGTTTCGAGGCTCAGACACTCAGCTTATATGGGTATTTTGTCTTTTTCCCTTCactgaattttttttgttttaagggaAACTGTGCTGCTTAGGACAGATGGTCTTCTCGCCTAATGCATTAGAAAAATCTGTTCACTTTGTTCTTACTCATCATAATCTATATCCTTAGATGAATGTTTTTGCAAGTCATCATTAACGGTTGTCTTGTACCCACAAAGTTTTATGTTTATGATTTTTTCCTTTTGTCACAAAGTTTAGAGATTCTGTATTTGCACTCCACACTAGCAGAATGTAGTTTCAAGGTGTCATGTCATGCTGGAAGTTATTAGCTTGGGCTTCCTAACGTAGATTTAATAGCACTGGTCCAGTGATGATTCTTTCCTGttatccttttctttcttctgttcATGATCCCTTCACTTTTCTCATTTGTTTACTGTTAAGATGCCATTAATTCATACTAATCTTCGTCTTGTTTTGTGCCAAATGAAACTGCCTTCGAGTGACATAATATTGTGAATTAGATCATTATCAACAGTATCCTTTTAGATTGTTGAGTCATGTAGTGCTTGTAATCCTCTTTGTAATTTTTGAGACAGAATGAGATTGACAGAGAGATAAAATATGGCATAGATAGGGtcccttttcttttctattaacCATTGAAACCAATGAGATGATGCTTAGTTTGACTTACTCTAATGTCAAGTACCTTGTTTAGTGTAATTTTTGAACTTAATTTAATTTCATGCGTGACATTACTTAGAACATAATCAGTTTCTTTAGAAGCTTAGGCTATCTAGAATAGCATACAGCAAGTGAAGCGCCAATAGATCCCTTGCTTTATGTCATGAATACAGTATTGGAAAAATGGCATGAAGATGAAAACCCAGATATAGTTCATTTATCTTATGAAGAGTATGATGGATATGTGGAAGGTGCTTTTGATGAGTTGATGAACTTGAAAGCAGTGAATGTTGTGCTTGGAATAACCAGTATTATACCGAATGTTGGGTGTCTTGCTAAACTTAATGATGGTATGGACTCTGTAATGCTTGTGTACTGAGCTAAAGTAGTTTTATTTTGCACATGTATATGTGCCTATTGATCTTGTTTAGTCAACCATTAGTCATATCTTTATAATGCTCTTTTTCGGAAAATTAAGTGGAGTAGTCTTATAATTGGAAGGGAAAGTGGGAAACCCTTGTTGGGGAGTGGAATTGAGAACTTGAGAACCTATTCCAACGATGAAATGGAATGCAAGCTAATTCAATCTAATAGTGCTGTATCTCAAATGATGGGTCAACGAGGAATGGTAATAGCAGCATGAGTCATTAGGTGTAAGCATTATTTCCAAAGATGGTAAGCTGATGTTATTCCAACTTGACGCTAAATGATTTGCTAGAATGTAGTGACTGCTGCTCATTGTCATTGAAGTAGTGTATTGACCTAACAGATTTTGATTGATTTGCCCTAGGATAGATGGTGTCCACCAATTGGATGTCAAAAATCTAAGACCTACTTTCTTTTGCTATTCAGTTGAATTATGAATAATTTTAGGGTGTTTACACAATTTCTGTCCTCTTCTAAAGAAGATCAAAAGATTAGTAGCTTACTATACATTTGCTAGAAGATTTGAGATATTTTCTACATGGTTGTGCCGCTTCCGTAGTTCTATGAAGACTGCATCATTCAGAGGTTTTCCCTTATTGCCCTGTTGTGTTTTCTATGGCAGTGGAGACTTGGCTCTCTGTGGATGTGCAGTGTTGCTCTCTATGTTTTCTGTTATGACCAAAAGGGGCTCAGTATTTGTGATGCTGCAAAACATTAGACTTAATGATGGCTGATTATGAGTTATACTCTGATGGAGCTATGCAGTGGGATCAGAGAGTTCATTAAAGAACAGTCAAATTCATGGAACAAAATTGGATGGGACATGAAGGTTGATCATATGGATTTGTTCTTGGGATGTGCACAATGATAGGAATGGTAGAGTTTAACAAGTAATTCAAGTTTCTTCAAAGATGGGTTTTAAGTGCATATGTTGCATTGATGATAACTGGTGTTATTGTTTCAGGAGTCTCCAAATTCCAAATTCCAAGGAGAGGTAAAAAACTGAGCTTGATGACATATCcaccttttttttcttcatttcaatTATTATTTACTGGCAATGACCCACATAAGATAAATAAATGTTTTTTGTGGGATGATCAAGTTATAACTTCAAATCTCATGTAGAAAATGGGAAAAGACTTGAACTAATTTATTATGACTTGatgggtgtatatatatataaacaagacCTATAAATGTTAGAAGAGTTGAACTCACTGCCATTCATTCAGAGTATAGAGATTAATTTGGTCACAgttttctttcaattttcaaagtcattattgtttTACTACAGGAAGTCATGTCTTGCAAATAAATCTGAGGTGAAATCGGATGGAATTAACATGGAACATGTGAAAACCAATTTGATGAGAATTTTGGTTTCTCATATGATAATTGTATGTGACAAATATCAGCTGCTGATGTAGAAACCTTGAATTGCTTACAAGAAATGATGATGGCTCATATTTTTCCCTTCCATTTTCATGTATGATTCCTGTGGTCAAATACATATCAGACACTTGCAGCAGGATTCAGACTTGTGATCTTCTACCAAAGGTGGTACTATTGTGATATTTTCCTCAGAGGCATAAAAGGTGGTATCATTcatgatgtgtatatatatatatatatatatatatatatatatatatatagtgtttttgTGTGTAAGTAAAGATGTGAACCCAACAAAGAACTTACTGTATGTAAGGATGCAATCCATGAATGTTGTGAGGCATACTAAACATGcacaaaaagaaaccaaaaagaGGGCAGGCCACATTGTCAGAGAAGCCCAGAGGTGGCATCACATCTGCTGCAAGTGTTGAAGTAGGTTGGAAGCTACAGAAGAGCTGAGTGACTGACTTGGCCAAAGATTCCATGGTTTTGACTTTTGCATTTAGCAACATGCAGGAGTCACATGGCCTGTTATTGGGTTCCTTTTCTGCTTTTCCATCTCCCTTTGCCATAAAGCAACCACAC
Protein-coding sequences here:
- the LOC103976750 gene encoding protein Barley B recombinant, coding for MDDDGGLGIRNWGYYEPPSKGNLGLRLMSSVVERNAKPLLSNGGFIHRHCSFPEPSVSMDFMRDGWTQQGNDSSKSFHTFPVRHQHHPSYGVLPDPPTVHNIQMLQHPEPQPKDDKVLMADTTGKNEPPLKKRPRGCLQKSSKPKRPKKVTAPSDEVPNGSVSRGKAARKSTGMIINGIDFDISRIPTPVCSCTGKPQPCYRWGVGGWQSACCTTNMSMYPLPMSTKRRGARIAGRKMSQGAFKKVLEKLAGEGYNLSNPIDLRTFWAKHGTNKFVTIR